The Thomasclavelia ramosa DSM 1402 genome includes a region encoding these proteins:
- a CDS encoding D-cysteine desulfhydrase family protein, protein MQLPEKVELAFLPTPIYKLEKLSKQFQKNIYIKRDDLTGIETSGNKIRKLEYSLREAFEQGCDLVITCGGMQSNHARATAYAAAKLSMKSCLLLRGNGSSEPVEGNYFLDRLVGADIVIKEPEIFNRDKDKIMLKLKTAYEAKGYKPYIIPMGASNGIGTLGYVEAFTEILKQEEAMKVEFDTIIDAVGSGGTYAGLYIGNELNRTKKQIIGFNICDDKEYFIKEITKIIKEAQVYFDQEIKTERIKIIDGYVGQGYALSRSEELDAIASLAKLEAVVLDPVYTGKAYYGLINELEKGTFVDSENILFMHTGGIFGLFPKQSQFK, encoded by the coding sequence ATGCAGTTACCAGAAAAAGTAGAACTGGCTTTTTTACCAACACCAATATATAAACTAGAGAAGTTATCTAAACAATTCCAAAAAAATATTTATATAAAAAGAGATGATTTAACTGGAATAGAAACATCGGGTAATAAAATTAGAAAGTTAGAATATTCATTGAGAGAAGCATTTGAACAAGGTTGTGATTTAGTCATTACTTGTGGGGGGATGCAGTCAAATCATGCTCGTGCAACAGCCTATGCCGCAGCTAAGTTATCAATGAAAAGCTGCTTATTACTTCGTGGCAATGGAAGTAGTGAGCCAGTCGAAGGAAACTATTTTTTAGACCGCTTAGTTGGTGCAGATATTGTTATCAAAGAACCTGAAATTTTTAATCGTGATAAGGATAAGATCATGCTGAAATTAAAAACTGCCTATGAAGCTAAAGGATATAAACCATATATTATTCCAATGGGAGCAAGTAATGGAATTGGTACTTTAGGTTATGTTGAAGCTTTTACAGAAATCTTAAAACAAGAAGAAGCTATGAAAGTAGAATTTGATACAATTATTGATGCTGTTGGCAGTGGGGGGACTTATGCAGGTTTATATATTGGAAATGAGCTTAATCGTACTAAAAAACAAATTATTGGATTTAATATTTGCGATGATAAGGAATACTTTATTAAGGAGATAACAAAAATTATTAAAGAGGCGCAAGTATATTTTGATCAGGAAATAAAAACAGAGCGGATCAAGATAATTGATGGTTATGTTGGTCAGGGATATGCTTTAAGTCGAAGTGAAGAACTTGATGCTATTGCATCTTTAGCTAAATTAGAAGCAGTAGTATTAGATCCTGTATATACTGGTAAGGCATACTATGGTTTGATCAATGAATTAGAAAAAGGAACGTTTGTTGATAGTGAAAATATTTTATTTATGCATACTGGTGGAATCTTTGGGCTATTCCCGAAACAAAGTCAATTTAAATAA
- a CDS encoding ECF transporter S component: MNNKTLKIATIGLMAALAYVSFTFLQIKIPTPGGTTSFHLGNTFCVLAALLLGGLPGGIAGAIGMGIGDLLDPVYVTYAPKTIILKLMIGIVTGLVAHKIFKIEKHDNDSHLIIYVVISCMAGMFFNVVGEPIFGYFYNSMILGAPEKAAATLASWNAITTSVNAVITVALASTIYLVIRPRLAGSGILVKLAPHK, translated from the coding sequence ATGAATAATAAAACACTTAAAATAGCGACAATTGGTTTGATGGCTGCATTAGCCTATGTCTCTTTTACTTTTCTACAAATCAAAATACCAACGCCAGGGGGAACTACATCATTTCATTTAGGAAATACCTTTTGTGTCTTAGCTGCATTATTGCTAGGGGGACTTCCTGGAGGAATTGCAGGAGCGATTGGAATGGGAATTGGTGATCTACTTGATCCTGTTTATGTTACCTATGCACCTAAAACAATTATCCTTAAATTAATGATTGGAATCGTTACTGGATTAGTTGCACATAAAATTTTCAAAATTGAAAAACATGATAATGATTCTCATTTAATAATTTATGTTGTCATTTCTTGTATGGCTGGAATGTTTTTTAATGTGGTTGGAGAGCCAATCTTTGGCTATTTTTATAATTCGATGATTTTAGGTGCTCCAGAAAAGGCTGCTGCCACCTTAGCAAGCTGGAACGCTATTACAACTTCAGTTAATGCTGTTATTACTGTCGCCTTAGCTTCTACTATCTATTTAGTCATCCGACCTCGATTAGCTGGCAGTGGTATCCTGGTAAAATTAGCACCTCATAAATAA
- a CDS encoding diguanylate cyclase: MSGLKFKNIEELMDKLNNEYKVLLDVIDNVILVIDNEMKILFVNRKGRKLIGENVLMQPCKALKMDNCSTEKCCIMRYLHGLQPLDNLHKDGSVEKVTVSRFYDNQNNPQGFIIVATDITELSNMKKELLIGEEIYKLALKQANTTLWQYDVLNHTIEQLFCPDEVALGILDINKTYYNIPESLVEAKIISQEDGLRVRKLCQEIEKGRPETSIELKMKRGDGEERWISLKCSTIFDEQGRAVKSIGIGKDITDFVELKSKYEIEREYREALGKDALSYIEVNLTMNEVIDRKIAKNNFIDFYDGKNYEKSILKLSENSIPSEYGKVLRELNRQNLLNNYRDGKRKLDLEYQFYNKFKDNYNFIQITLYLIEFNKDIYACGYIKDINENKVHDLVLKKKIELDPLTGLYNREAIEIKTNEIIQNFPENNHAIMILDIDNFKQVNDNFGHLYGDAFLCEISRKIKSKFRNDDLVARLGGDEYLVLMKNISNSELAIDKANDLCKLIEGAYGTGGTKVKVTVSVGVVLYPNHGKTFDELYHHGDQALYKIKKNNKNGVCLYDESLEISDGQLDKVNNIVDRATKKFSDNVGEYIFRILYKCQDLNETITAVLELLGMHYYMSQNLIIVRDLDIGKYKVNNYWSSKNEDLTKVIDVTYHDYWPEYVRQFDDEGILWVNDIKASDVSPAIKTLYANSKTRMVISGLIKNGDDIIGIISMEHEKPYAYKAEEKEMLLTSIAIISTFLVKKYQEKEKNQYLNAIQMILDFQENGIYVIDPNTYKLVYYNHKIKHIFNQVKVGDYCYKSFRGYDEPCADCPIKDMKDSDLSYTKLIYNCNISAQLETTVKRVRWINGQDVAAVTSIDITKYYNEK, from the coding sequence GTGTCAGGATTGAAATTCAAAAATATCGAAGAGTTAATGGATAAACTAAATAATGAATATAAAGTCCTTCTAGATGTTATTGATAATGTTATTCTCGTAATTGATAATGAAATGAAGATACTTTTTGTGAACCGGAAAGGTCGTAAGCTGATAGGTGAAAATGTATTAATGCAGCCTTGTAAAGCTCTTAAAATGGATAATTGTAGTACGGAAAAGTGCTGTATTATGCGTTACCTTCACGGTTTACAACCATTAGATAATCTTCATAAAGATGGAAGTGTAGAAAAAGTAACAGTTTCAAGATTTTATGATAACCAAAACAATCCGCAAGGTTTTATTATCGTAGCTACCGATATAACCGAATTATCAAATATGAAAAAGGAGCTTCTAATAGGTGAAGAAATTTATAAGCTTGCTTTAAAACAAGCAAATACAACATTGTGGCAATATGATGTGTTAAATCATACAATTGAGCAGCTATTTTGTCCTGATGAAGTTGCATTAGGAATTTTAGATATTAATAAAACTTATTATAATATCCCAGAAAGTTTGGTTGAAGCAAAGATCATCAGTCAAGAGGATGGTTTACGAGTAAGAAAATTATGCCAAGAGATTGAAAAAGGCAGGCCTGAAACTTCAATTGAATTAAAGATGAAGCGTGGAGATGGAGAAGAACGCTGGATCAGTCTAAAATGTTCAACAATCTTTGATGAGCAGGGACGTGCAGTTAAATCAATTGGAATCGGTAAAGATATTACGGATTTTGTTGAACTAAAGAGCAAGTATGAAATTGAACGAGAATATCGTGAGGCTTTAGGTAAAGATGCACTGAGTTATATTGAAGTTAATTTAACGATGAATGAAGTTATTGATCGGAAAATAGCAAAAAATAATTTTATTGATTTTTATGATGGTAAAAACTATGAAAAATCAATTTTAAAACTAAGTGAAAATTCAATTCCTAGTGAGTATGGCAAAGTGCTTCGTGAATTAAATCGGCAAAATTTATTAAATAATTATCGTGATGGAAAACGTAAATTAGATTTAGAATATCAATTCTATAATAAGTTTAAAGATAATTATAATTTTATTCAAATTACACTATATTTGATTGAATTTAATAAAGATATTTATGCTTGTGGTTATATCAAGGATATTAATGAAAATAAAGTACATGATCTTGTACTAAAGAAGAAAATTGAATTAGATCCACTAACAGGGCTATATAATCGAGAAGCTATTGAAATTAAAACAAATGAAATTATTCAAAATTTTCCTGAAAATAATCATGCGATTATGATCTTAGACATTGATAATTTTAAGCAGGTTAATGATAATTTCGGTCATTTATACGGTGATGCATTTTTGTGTGAAATATCTCGAAAAATAAAATCTAAATTTCGAAATGATGACTTAGTTGCTCGTCTTGGTGGTGATGAGTATTTAGTTTTAATGAAGAATATTTCAAACAGTGAACTAGCTATTGATAAGGCTAATGATCTATGTAAACTGATTGAAGGTGCTTATGGAACTGGAGGAACAAAAGTTAAAGTAACGGTATCTGTAGGGGTAGTTTTATACCCTAATCATGGAAAAACATTTGATGAGTTATATCACCATGGTGATCAGGCTTTATACAAAATTAAAAAGAATAATAAAAATGGTGTTTGTTTGTATGATGAGAGTTTAGAGATTAGTGATGGTCAATTGGATAAAGTGAATAATATTGTTGATCGGGCTACCAAAAAGTTTTCTGATAATGTTGGTGAGTATATTTTTAGAATTTTATATAAATGTCAAGATTTAAATGAAACAATTACAGCAGTCCTAGAATTATTGGGAATGCATTATTATATGAGCCAAAATTTAATTATTGTACGAGATTTGGATATTGGGAAATACAAAGTAAATAATTATTGGAGTTCAAAGAATGAAGATTTAACAAAAGTTATTGATGTTACTTATCATGATTATTGGCCTGAGTATGTACGGCAATTTGATGATGAGGGGATTCTTTGGGTCAATGATATCAAGGCTTCAGATGTTTCTCCAGCAATTAAAACACTTTATGCTAATAGTAAGACCCGTATGGTAATTAGTGGTCTTATTAAAAATGGCGATGATATTATTGGTATCATAAGCATGGAACATGAAAAACCCTACGCTTATAAAGCGGAAGAAAAAGAAATGTTATTAACTTCGATTGCTATCATTAGTACTTTTCTTGTTAAAAAATATCAGGAAAAAGAAAAGAATCAGTATTTAAATGCAATTCAAATGATTTTAGATTTCCAAGAAAATGGGATTTACGTTATTGATCCCAACACTTATAAACTTGTGTATTATAATCATAAAATCAAACATATTTTTAATCAGGTAAAAGTTGGTGATTATTGCTATAAGTCTTTTAGAGGCTATGATGAACCATGCGCTGACTGCCCAATTAAAGATATGAAGGATAGCGATTTATCGTATACTAAATTGATTTATAATTGTAACATTAGTGCTCAGTTGGAGACAACGGTAAAACGTGTTCGGTGGATCAATGGTCAAGATGTTGCTGCAGTTACTAGTATCGATATAACAAAATATTATAATGAAAAGTAG
- a CDS encoding amidohydrolase: MRIYFRGNLYGCNQATAFVEDKGKIIFIGSDKEALKYSGEQIDLNNKYVYPGFNDSHMHLVNYGQSLKNVLLEKHTNSLKALLEELKKHLVKGQWLIGRGWNHDYFTDEQRFPTRKDLDMISEEEPIVITRTCGHILVANSKAIELANITSEAVEGGYFDLDAGLFQENALYLIYDTIPQPTIEEIKDNILIAQKELHSYGITSVQSDDLLSATSDYHDALQAFEQLRAENKLTIRVYEQAQLPTLKALKEFINLGYCTGSGDEFFKIGPLKMLGDGSLGARTAFLSKPYYDAPKTRGIPVFSREEIKMMFDYANRHEMQIAIHAIGDGILDWIFEGYENALKNYSREDPRHGIVHCQITREDQLLKYQQLHLHAYIQSVFLDYDNHIINQRVSPQLAQTSYNFKTLRNITTISNGSDCPVEAPDVLKGIQLAVTRTSIDGTGPYLKEQALTREEAIESFTIGGAYASFEEEVKGTLEVGKYCDFVVLSDNILDVDVQHIKDIKVLATYVGGQLVYGGQ, translated from the coding sequence ATGAGAATTTATTTCCGGGGAAATTTATACGGTTGTAATCAGGCAACTGCTTTTGTAGAAGATAAGGGAAAAATTATCTTTATCGGAAGTGATAAGGAAGCATTAAAATATTCTGGTGAACAAATTGATTTAAATAATAAATATGTATATCCAGGTTTTAATGATTCGCATATGCATTTAGTTAATTATGGTCAAAGTTTAAAAAATGTTCTATTAGAAAAGCATACTAATTCGCTTAAAGCACTTTTAGAAGAATTAAAGAAACATTTAGTAAAGGGGCAGTGGCTGATTGGGCGGGGCTGGAATCATGATTATTTTACAGATGAACAGCGTTTTCCTACCCGAAAAGATCTTGATATGATTAGTGAAGAGGAACCGATTGTAATTACGCGGACTTGTGGACATATCTTAGTTGCTAATAGCAAAGCAATTGAATTAGCAAATATTACCAGTGAAGCAGTCGAGGGCGGCTATTTTGATTTAGATGCAGGATTATTTCAAGAAAATGCACTTTATTTGATCTATGATACAATCCCTCAGCCAACTATTGAAGAAATAAAAGATAATATTTTAATCGCTCAAAAAGAGTTACATAGTTATGGAATAACATCTGTTCAAAGTGACGATCTCTTGAGTGCCACTAGTGATTATCATGATGCTCTACAGGCTTTTGAACAATTAAGAGCAGAAAATAAACTAACGATAAGAGTTTACGAACAAGCACAGTTGCCGACGTTAAAAGCCTTAAAAGAGTTTATTAATTTAGGTTATTGTACCGGTAGTGGTGATGAGTTTTTTAAAATAGGCCCATTAAAAATGCTTGGGGATGGATCATTAGGAGCACGAACTGCTTTTTTAAGTAAGCCTTATTATGATGCACCTAAGACACGAGGAATTCCTGTTTTTAGTCGTGAAGAAATCAAAATGATGTTTGACTACGCTAATCGTCATGAGATGCAGATTGCTATTCACGCAATTGGTGATGGAATCTTAGATTGGATTTTTGAAGGATACGAAAATGCGTTAAAAAACTATTCTCGTGAAGATCCACGACATGGTATTGTGCATTGTCAGATCACTCGAGAAGATCAGTTGCTTAAATATCAGCAGTTACATTTACATGCTTATATTCAAAGTGTCTTTTTAGATTATGATAATCATATTATTAATCAAAGGGTTTCTCCCCAACTAGCACAAACATCATATAATTTTAAAACACTTCGTAATATAACGACTATTTCTAATGGGTCAGACTGTCCAGTTGAAGCCCCAGATGTTTTAAAAGGGATTCAATTAGCGGTTACAAGAACATCTATCGATGGGACTGGACCATATCTAAAAGAGCAGGCATTAACTAGAGAAGAAGCGATCGAGTCGTTTACGATCGGTGGTGCATATGCTTCATTTGAAGAAGAGGTCAAAGGAACTTTGGAGGTAGGAAAGTATTGCGATTTTGTTGTGCTTAGTGATAATATATTAGACGTAGATGTTCAGCATATTAAAGACATTAAAGTATTGGCTACTTATGTAGGTGGGCAATTAGTCTATGGAGGTCAGTAA